A part of Syntrophales bacterium genomic DNA contains:
- the ftsW gene encoding putative lipid II flippase FtsW, whose amino-acid sequence MNRLPEKRPDIVLLLVTLILITIGTAMIYSSSSILAMERFKDGQYFIKKQLFFVFLGLGIMVMLTKIPYHQWKKLAYPGIMLSVVLLALLLIPHFGVRAGHATRWLKLGVFSFQVSEMAKVSMVLFLACFLSRKADRLTEFKRGILIPLFITLLIVGLIVLEPDFGAAVITVIIMMLMLYLSGSRILHLAGIAAAFVPIGLWLVIHENYRLERLMSFFDPWKDPLDSGFHIIQSLLSFGSGGTFGVGLGDSMQKLFYLPEPHTDFILAVTAEEMGFIGVAIIISLFAVFIVRGFLISIKVPDLFGTLLAAGLTMIIALEAFINIAGVMGLIPIKGLALPFISYGGTSLIMSLAAVGILLNISSYRKSK is encoded by the coding sequence ATGAACAGATTGCCTGAAAAGAGGCCGGATATTGTCTTACTTCTCGTGACGTTGATCCTGATTACCATCGGCACTGCCATGATATACAGCTCAAGTTCTATCCTTGCGATGGAGCGGTTCAAGGATGGACAGTATTTTATCAAAAAACAGCTCTTTTTCGTCTTCCTCGGGTTGGGGATCATGGTCATGTTGACGAAGATCCCCTACCATCAGTGGAAAAAATTGGCATACCCCGGCATTATGCTGTCGGTGGTTCTCCTTGCACTGCTCCTGATTCCTCACTTTGGAGTTCGGGCAGGCCATGCCACCCGATGGCTTAAACTGGGGGTGTTTTCGTTCCAGGTTTCAGAAATGGCCAAGGTCTCCATGGTTCTCTTTCTCGCCTGTTTTCTTTCGAGAAAGGCAGATCGTTTAACTGAATTCAAACGGGGGATTCTGATTCCTCTGTTCATCACATTGCTTATTGTCGGGCTGATCGTGTTAGAACCAGATTTTGGCGCGGCAGTAATCACCGTCATCATCATGATGCTGATGCTCTATTTATCTGGGAGCAGAATCCTGCACCTTGCTGGTATAGCGGCGGCGTTTGTCCCTATCGGGTTATGGCTTGTCATCCACGAGAATTACCGCCTGGAAAGACTGATGAGTTTCTTTGACCCCTGGAAGGATCCCCTCGATTCAGGTTTTCATATCATTCAGTCACTCCTCTCCTTTGGTTCCGGTGGTACCTTTGGCGTGGGGCTTGGCGATAGCATGCAGAAACTCTTTTATCTCCCTGAGCCGCACACCGACTTTATCCTCGCAGTTACCGCCGAGGAGATGGGTTTTATCGGGGTGGCCATTATTATTTCCCTCTTTGCCGTTTTTATTGTCCGGGGTTTTCTCATCTCCATTAAGGTCCCCGATCTCTTTGGTACCCTTCTTGCTGCCGGATTGACCATGATTATTGCCCTGGAGGCATTTATCAATATTGCCGGCGTGATGGGATTGATTCCCATCAAGGGGTTGGCACTCCCCTTTATCAGTTATGGTGGGACATCCTTGATTATGTCTCTCGCGGCGGTGGGGATTCTCCTGAATATCTCTTCCTACCGGAAGAGTAAG
- the murG gene encoding undecaprenyldiphospho-muramoylpentapeptide beta-N-acetylglucosaminyltransferase, with the protein MKVIIAGGGTGGHLFPGIAIAEEFQRREQKNIVLFIGTDRGLEKNVLRDLGFPLRILDVGGLKGKGLLERGSSLLKIPRSLLRSFKIIREFRPDIVIGVGGYVSGPAVITAHFMGIKTAVAEQNVLPGITNRILGRFVDKVFLTFSETRKWFPERKALVTGNPIRAAFFSRITDQEGGVEKGRIENFTILIFGGSQGAHAINMALINAIEHLKEMRERLRIIHQTGYNDLEEVSKVYRVKGIKAEVLPFIMDMASAFRRADLLICRAGATTVAEITAMGKAAILIPFPFAVGDHQTRNAEVLVKTGAAEMIPEKEVEGKRLAEVIRRFYRQPEMIREMEIKSAGLGNIRAAADIVDACMAMVKG; encoded by the coding sequence GTGAAGGTTATTATCGCAGGGGGAGGAACGGGAGGCCACCTTTTCCCCGGGATCGCCATCGCGGAGGAGTTCCAAAGGAGAGAACAAAAAAATATTGTTCTGTTCATTGGGACTGACAGAGGGTTGGAAAAGAATGTTCTAAGAGATCTTGGATTTCCCTTGCGTATCCTTGATGTGGGGGGGCTCAAGGGGAAAGGACTTCTCGAAAGGGGGAGTTCCCTGCTTAAGATTCCCCGGAGTTTGCTGCGATCTTTCAAGATTATCCGTGAGTTCCGTCCCGACATCGTCATTGGTGTAGGTGGTTATGTGTCCGGACCTGCTGTGATCACGGCCCATTTTATGGGTATCAAAACAGCCGTGGCAGAACAAAACGTCCTGCCGGGAATTACTAACAGGATCTTAGGAAGGTTTGTGGATAAGGTGTTCTTAACCTTTTCAGAGACAAGAAAGTGGTTTCCGGAAAGAAAGGCCCTCGTTACCGGAAATCCTATCAGGGCAGCGTTTTTTTCCAGGATCACGGATCAGGAAGGAGGGGTCGAGAAGGGAAGGATAGAGAACTTTACAATTCTTATCTTTGGCGGGAGCCAGGGTGCACATGCCATCAACATGGCTCTCATCAATGCTATAGAACATTTAAAAGAGATGAGAGAGCGACTGAGGATCATACACCAGACGGGGTATAATGACCTGGAGGAGGTGTCAAAGGTTTACCGGGTTAAGGGGATTAAGGCAGAGGTTTTACCCTTTATCATGGATATGGCTTCGGCTTTCAGAAGGGCAGATTTACTGATTTGCAGGGCAGGGGCGACAACAGTTGCCGAAATCACGGCAATGGGAAAGGCAGCCATCCTGATACCCTTCCCCTTTGCCGTGGGTGATCACCAGACGAGAAACGCTGAAGTCCTCGTGAAGACTGGAGCGGCGGAAATGATCCCGGAAAAAGAAGTTGAAGGCAAACGCCTGGCCGAGGTCATCCGGCGGTTTTACCGCCAGCCGGAGATGATCAGGGAGATGGAGATAAAGTCGGCCGGTCTGGGCAATATCAGAGCGGCGGCGGATATTGTGGATGCATGTATGGCGATGGTAAAAGGCTGA
- the murC gene encoding UDP-N-acetylmuramate--L-alanine ligase: MYGDGKRLNQTAGAIMANDRIIGMRRRVKGIHFVGIGGIGMSGIAEVLLNLGYAISGSDLNPSDITQRLASLGVRIFSGHHASNIGDTDVVVQSTAVKADNPEVLEAQRRNIPVIPRAEMLAELLKMKFSIAVSGSHGKTTTTSMVATVLAHGGLDPTMVIGGKLASIGSNAKMGEGAIIVAEADESDGSFLKLSPSLAVITNIDLEHLDYYRDMGEIKEAFLQFANSVPFYGSTILCADDEHVRDILPKIKRRTITYGLGPPSDYRAVDISFAGFSTHFSLYHREDFLGDVILNVPGLFNVYNALAVIAVACELEMEFSTIREGLKSFVGVHRRLEVKGKVRGITVIDDYGHHPTEIRETLAATRQVWKEKIVTVFQPHRYTRTKALFHEFLTAFSDTDTLIVTDIYPAGEEAIEGINAFSLCEGIRKCGHRDVMYMSGFDEIVDHLLLIAKPSDTIITLGAGNVWKIGEEFLRRAAEESGDRD; encoded by the coding sequence ATGTATGGCGATGGTAAAAGGCTGAACCAGACGGCAGGGGCGATTATGGCCAACGATAGAATAATAGGCATGCGCAGAAGGGTGAAAGGCATCCATTTTGTGGGGATAGGTGGTATCGGTATGAGCGGCATTGCGGAGGTGCTCCTCAACCTTGGCTATGCAATTAGCGGATCGGACCTCAACCCCTCCGATATTACTCAGCGACTGGCATCTCTCGGTGTTAGGATTTTCAGTGGTCATCACGCCTCCAATATCGGTGATACAGATGTGGTTGTCCAATCAACCGCTGTAAAGGCCGATAATCCCGAGGTATTAGAGGCGCAGAGGAGAAATATTCCGGTCATACCACGGGCAGAGATGCTTGCCGAGCTTTTGAAGATGAAGTTTTCCATCGCTGTATCGGGAAGTCACGGAAAAACAACAACCACCTCCATGGTGGCTACCGTCCTTGCCCATGGCGGGCTTGATCCCACCATGGTGATCGGCGGGAAACTGGCCAGTATCGGCAGTAATGCAAAAATGGGAGAAGGGGCGATTATTGTGGCGGAGGCCGACGAAAGTGACGGTTCTTTTCTCAAGTTATCTCCCTCCCTCGCCGTGATTACCAATATTGACCTCGAGCATCTTGATTATTACCGGGACATGGGAGAGATCAAGGAGGCCTTCCTCCAGTTTGCCAATAGTGTCCCCTTTTACGGTTCCACAATACTCTGTGCCGACGATGAGCATGTTAGAGATATACTTCCCAAGATAAAAAGAAGAACAATTACTTACGGCCTTGGCCCGCCATCGGACTATCGGGCAGTGGATATATCGTTTGCCGGCTTCTCTACCCATTTTTCCCTTTATCACAGGGAGGATTTTCTGGGAGACGTGATATTGAATGTTCCCGGTCTGTTCAACGTTTACAATGCCCTCGCGGTGATTGCCGTGGCCTGTGAACTCGAGATGGAATTTTCAACTATCAGAGAAGGACTTAAGAGCTTCGTTGGAGTTCATCGCCGGCTGGAGGTCAAGGGAAAGGTCAGGGGGATCACCGTGATTGATGATTACGGCCATCATCCGACCGAAATCAGGGAAACCCTTGCCGCAACAAGACAGGTGTGGAAGGAAAAGATTGTCACGGTATTTCAACCCCACCGCTATACCCGGACAAAGGCCCTCTTTCATGAATTTCTCACAGCCTTTTCCGACACTGATACCCTCATCGTAACCGATATCTACCCGGCCGGTGAAGAAGCGATAGAGGGCATAAATGCCTTCAGTCTCTGTGAGGGCATCCGAAAATGTGGTCACAGAGACGTCATGTATATGTCAGGTTTCGACGAGATTGTTGACCATTTGCTTTTAATCGCCAAGCCCTCGGATACCATCATCACCCTCGGTGCAGGAAATGTGTGGAAGATCGGGGAAGAGTTTCTGAGGAGGGCAGCGGAGGAATCAGGGGACAGGGATTAG
- the murB gene encoding UDP-N-acetylmuramate dehydrogenase has protein sequence MEDRGRVSEEGSGGIRGQGLGVRERETGSWMIKGALFQEELKNMTPGTVLFDEPTDRYTSIGVGGRADVMVFPQSAEELIRVVSYLKDCQVSFIPVGNWTNLIVKDGGYRGAIICLKGLHEISVKARENDMVSIYAEAGVALSEIVNLSVNGAFTGIEFCAGIPGSVGGGIRMNAGAYGSEIKDIVEWVNLLNKGGKILKVKRDDLDFAYRNLDLPEGSIITGASFLLRRGTGEVIRERITEILSLRKKKHPLEYRSAGSIFKNPPNIPAGQIIDEIGLKGARIGDAMISERHGNFIVNLGHAEAGDILALIEMVKKRVLKERGIALEAEVMIIGEDG, from the coding sequence GTGGAAGATCGGGGAAGAGTTTCTGAGGAGGGCAGCGGAGGAATCAGGGGACAGGGATTAGGGGTCAGGGAGAGGGAAACGGGGAGCTGGATGATAAAAGGTGCACTGTTCCAAGAAGAATTGAAAAACATGACCCCCGGCACGGTTCTCTTCGATGAACCAACGGATCGCTACACCTCAATCGGTGTTGGTGGTAGGGCTGACGTTATGGTTTTCCCGCAGAGTGCAGAGGAGCTTATACGGGTAGTTTCTTATCTAAAGGACTGTCAGGTATCTTTTATTCCTGTTGGTAACTGGACAAATCTAATCGTGAAGGATGGAGGTTATAGGGGCGCCATCATCTGCCTGAAAGGCCTTCATGAGATCAGTGTTAAGGCGAGAGAAAACGATATGGTCTCCATTTATGCAGAGGCAGGGGTTGCCCTGAGTGAAATCGTCAACCTTTCTGTCAATGGGGCTTTTACCGGTATCGAATTCTGTGCCGGCATCCCCGGGAGCGTGGGGGGGGGTATCAGGATGAATGCTGGCGCCTACGGAAGCGAGATCAAGGATATAGTGGAATGGGTCAACCTGTTGAACAAGGGGGGGAAAATCCTTAAGGTTAAGAGAGATGATCTCGATTTTGCATACAGGAACCTTGACCTACCAGAGGGATCAATCATTACCGGTGCCTCGTTTCTCCTGAGGAGGGGAACAGGGGAGGTGATACGGGAAAGAATTACCGAGATCCTCAGTTTGCGGAAGAAAAAACACCCCCTTGAGTATCGTAGCGCCGGTTCCATATTTAAGAATCCCCCGAATATTCCCGCAGGCCAGATCATTGATGAAATTGGCCTCAAGGGTGCCCGGATAGGCGATGCAATGATATCGGAAAGACACGGAAACTTCATTGTCAACCTGGGACATGCAGAGGCAGGTGATATCCTTGCCCTGATTGAGATGGTAAAGAAGAGGGTTTTAAAGGAAAGGGGGATTGCCCTCGAGGCCGAGGTCATGATCATTGGGGAGGATGGGTGA
- a CDS encoding FtsQ-type POTRA domain-containing protein, translating to MKKSWKTKWLTRRNRLKRRSGNIFREVFKVFFLLSAILTITMIMIFGYNYTISSPYFQIRETAVRGCKELTEKDILLLAAIKPAQNILTVNMNTITRRISTNPWVRDVSIGRELPDRLVIEVRERTPVALIQGDSGFYLMDLDGVAFKRLEAGDEADLPVLTGCASGKKTNPELIKKSLKLLRYLATSRDFPTIDRISEVHGSEISGLSLFTNDGMSLQLGFDSYENKLKRLIPVMADLTRKNLRGGFLRIDLSDPVKITVQRRNIAGSIKPVRAEKQYRTL from the coding sequence GTGAAGAAGTCTTGGAAAACAAAATGGTTAACAAGGAGAAACAGACTTAAGAGACGTTCGGGGAATATATTCCGGGAAGTTTTTAAGGTCTTCTTTCTGCTCAGTGCCATTCTTACGATCACGATGATAATGATCTTCGGGTACAATTATACAATCAGTTCCCCCTATTTTCAGATCAGGGAGACCGCTGTCAGGGGTTGTAAGGAACTTACGGAAAAAGACATCCTGTTACTGGCCGCCATTAAACCAGCGCAGAATATCTTAACTGTCAATATGAATACTATCACCCGAAGGATCTCGACGAATCCCTGGGTCAGGGATGTCTCCATAGGTAGGGAGCTTCCTGACCGACTGGTGATTGAGGTTCGGGAGAGAACTCCCGTTGCCTTAATCCAGGGGGACAGTGGTTTCTACCTTATGGATCTTGATGGCGTTGCCTTTAAGAGACTGGAAGCGGGTGATGAAGCCGATCTTCCCGTGCTGACCGGATGTGCCAGCGGCAAAAAGACGAACCCGGAACTTATTAAAAAATCCCTTAAACTTTTACGTTATCTCGCCACATCGAGAGATTTTCCAACCATAGACCGTATTTCTGAAGTCCACGGAAGTGAGATTTCTGGGCTTTCTCTTTTTACCAATGACGGTATGAGCCTCCAGCTCGGTTTTGACAGTTATGAAAATAAATTAAAACGCCTGATTCCCGTCATGGCCGATCTTACCAGGAAAAATCTAAGAGGGGGTTTTTTACGCATTGATCTTAGTGATCCTGTTAAAATTACCGTTCAGAGGAGAAATATAGCAGGTTCCATAAAACCTGTAAGGGCAGAGAAACAATACAGAACGTTATAG